From the Syntrophorhabdaceae bacterium genome, one window contains:
- a CDS encoding DUF2304 domain-containing protein, which yields MLHMQLIIGLISLGFFIITFEFIRKRYLREEYAILWLLTSLAIAILSLWPGLIDLISRITGFYYITAILIVVFVFLIAILMHYSIVISKIKEMNKELVQRYALLEHKVKELEEKNRLK from the coding sequence ATGCTTCATATGCAACTTATTATTGGGCTTATAAGCTTAGGATTTTTTATAATCACCTTTGAATTTATAAGAAAAAGATATCTTCGGGAGGAATACGCCATACTGTGGCTTCTCACATCTCTGGCAATAGCGATTCTTAGTCTATGGCCTGGATTAATAGATTTAATAAGCAGGATAACAGGCTTTTATTATATAACAGCTATTTTAATTGTTGTTTTTGTGTTTCTCATTGCCATCCTTATGCATTATTCCATTGTTATATCTAAGATTAAGGAGATGAATAAGGAGCTTGTTCAGCGATACGCACTTCTCGAACATAAGGTTAAGGAACTGGAAGAAAAAAATAGATTAAAATGA
- a CDS encoding glycosyltransferase family 2 protein, with translation METEKKIAVIIPAYNEEKSIGEVVNSIKELGSCYDPIVINDNSTDRTAEVAHVAGAVVIDLPCNLGIGGAVQTGYKFARQKGYDACIQVDGDGQHPADQIPNLIKTLFEDKFDMVIGSRFVTDSEYNISFMRLVGIRILSFFLKLTTGLNIKDTTSGFRAINKKVMDFFAHEYPQDYPEPESLVFIHKKNFKVREIPTKMSSRMYGKSSITPLLSMYYMIKVMLAMFIDLFKKI, from the coding sequence ATGGAAACTGAGAAAAAGATCGCCGTTATTATCCCTGCTTATAATGAAGAAAAGAGTATTGGCGAAGTTGTCAACAGCATTAAAGAATTAGGTAGTTGCTATGATCCCATTGTTATTAATGATAATTCCACAGACAGGACAGCAGAAGTAGCACATGTAGCAGGGGCAGTGGTTATTGATTTACCCTGTAACCTTGGTATAGGCGGTGCAGTCCAGACAGGATATAAGTTTGCAAGACAAAAAGGATACGATGCCTGTATTCAGGTAGATGGAGATGGACAGCATCCCGCAGATCAAATACCAAATCTTATAAAGACCCTTTTTGAAGATAAATTTGATATGGTTATCGGCTCAAGATTTGTTACAGATAGTGAATATAATATATCATTTATGAGGCTTGTGGGTATAAGGATCCTCTCTTTTTTCCTCAAGTTGACTACAGGACTTAACATAAAAGATACAACCAGCGGTTTTAGGGCGATAAACAAAAAGGTTATGGATTTTTTTGCCCATGAGTATCCTCAGGATTATCCTGAGCCTGAATCCCTTGTATTCATTCATAAGAAGAATTTTAAGGTCAGGGAGATCCCCACAAAGATGAGTAGCAGGATGTATGGTAAATCATCGATAACGCCTCTTCTTTCCATGTATTACATGATAAAGGTCATGCTTGCCATGTTTATAGACCTTTTTAAAAAAATATAA
- a CDS encoding amidophosphoribosyltransferase: protein MSGIFGIATKKDCTGDLLYGTDYHSHMGTEYGGMAVFGKRLHRHIHDISKSQFKSKFFEEYKEMEGNLGIGVISDRDPQPLIISSKFGTFAIASAGLVENTKELAMELLDQGETFGEMSGEGFNSVELIAKIITHKDTIIEGIEDVYDKINGSATILLMTEKGIYAARDRYGRLPLVIGESEKGYVVANETCSFLNLGYKIKKYIEPGEIVFITNDGIEERYKGDKKNKICSFLWIYTGYPASSYEGIGVEVVRERSGRLLAKNDNVKADLVAGVPDSGVGHAIGYAMESGIPYRRPLVKYTPGYGRSYTPPAQEIRDLVAKMKLIPVKEVIEGNRIVLCEDSIVRGTQLKNYTLKKLWESGAKEVHVRPACPPLMFPCRYALSTRSVEELIARRAIWSIEGRDIEDISEYLDDTTEKYKAMVDWIASELGATTLRYQKIDDMVKAIGLPREQLCLHCWIGHD, encoded by the coding sequence ATGAGCGGTATATTCGGTATTGCTACAAAAAAGGATTGCACCGGGGATCTATTGTATGGAACTGACTATCATTCCCATATGGGCACCGAATATGGTGGTATGGCTGTATTTGGAAAAAGACTTCATCGCCATATACATGATATAAGTAAGTCTCAGTTTAAATCCAAATTTTTTGAAGAATATAAAGAAATGGAAGGAAATCTCGGCATCGGGGTCATAAGTGATAGGGATCCACAGCCTTTAATTATAAGCTCCAAGTTTGGGACCTTTGCCATTGCCTCTGCAGGTCTTGTGGAGAATACAAAAGAACTTGCCATGGAACTCCTTGACCAGGGAGAAACCTTTGGGGAAATGTCAGGCGAAGGTTTCAACTCTGTAGAGCTTATAGCCAAGATCATAACTCATAAGGATACCATAATAGAAGGCATTGAAGATGTTTATGACAAGATTAATGGGTCTGCCACAATACTTTTAATGACTGAAAAAGGTATATATGCTGCTCGTGACCGTTATGGCAGACTTCCTCTTGTAATAGGTGAATCAGAGAAAGGGTATGTAGTTGCCAATGAGACATGCTCATTTCTTAATCTCGGTTATAAGATAAAAAAATATATAGAACCAGGTGAGATTGTTTTTATAACTAATGATGGTATAGAAGAGAGATATAAGGGAGATAAAAAGAATAAGATATGTTCATTCCTATGGATATATACAGGCTATCCTGCATCGAGTTATGAGGGTATTGGTGTTGAGGTTGTCAGGGAGAGAAGCGGCAGATTGCTGGCAAAAAACGACAATGTAAAGGCAGATCTTGTGGCAGGTGTCCCTGATTCTGGTGTTGGTCATGCCATAGGTTACGCCATGGAGTCAGGTATACCATATCGAAGACCCCTTGTAAAATACACACCTGGTTATGGAAGGAGCTATACGCCTCCTGCCCAGGAGATAAGGGACCTTGTGGCAAAGATGAAACTTATTCCTGTAAAGGAGGTTATAGAGGGTAATCGGATAGTTCTCTGTGAGGACTCTATTGTGAGAGGGACTCAGCTTAAAAACTACACACTGAAAAAACTTTGGGAATCAGGGGCAAAAGAGGTCCATGTTAGACCTGCATGTCCACCCCTTATGTTCCCATGTAGATATGCCCTATCCACCCGTTCTGTTGAAGAACTTATAGCCAGGCGTGCAATCTGGTCTATTGAAGGAAGGGATATAGAGGACATAAGCGAATATCTTGATGACACTACTGAAAAATATAAGGCAATGGTGGATTGGATTGCCAGTGAGCTTGGCGCAACAACCCTTCGTTATCAAAAGATTGATGATATGGTGAAGGCAATAGGATTACCAAGAGAGCAACTTTGCCTGCACTGCTGGATAGGGCATGATTAA
- a CDS encoding glutamine--tRNA ligase/YqeY domain fusion protein: MNKTENPSSRDFIRDIIDEDLKLNKNNGRVATRFPPEPNGYLHIGHAKSICLNFGIAAQYKGTCNLRMDDTDPAGESMEYVESIIDNVRWLGFDWEDRLFFASDYFERLYEFAIQLIKKGKAYVCDLTADEIREYRGTLTEPGRESPYRNRSVEENLHLFERMRAGEFEDGSRVLRAKIDMSSPNIIMRDPVIYRIKRTPHYRTEKKWVIYPMYDFAHCLSDALEGITHSICTLEFENNRPLYDWFINELIEGEKPRQIEFARLNLSYTILSKRRLIELVERGYVNGWDDPRMPTIAGMRRRGYTPEAIRAFCTKIGVAKNDNLVDIAHLEACVRDDLNEHCPRAMAVLRPLKVIIDNYPMSQTEQIICPNHPQNPSMGTRNITFSRVIYIEKDDFHENPPKKYKRLGPGREVRLRNAYVISFEKAIKDEKTGEIIELHCTYDPSTKDAAPSDGRKIEGVIHWVSAEHAVPVEVRLYDRLFNVPDPADAGDEFTKYLNPNSLEVLFPCYIEQGLKNAPPGSRYQFERLGYFSIDAKDSTPVKPVFNRIASLRDTWTKVAGKM, encoded by the coding sequence ATGAATAAAACAGAAAATCCGTCTTCAAGAGATTTTATAAGGGATATTATAGATGAAGATCTTAAGTTGAATAAAAACAATGGTCGTGTAGCAACCCGTTTTCCGCCTGAGCCTAATGGTTACCTCCACATAGGACATGCAAAATCAATATGCCTTAACTTTGGAATAGCAGCGCAGTATAAAGGCACTTGTAACCTCCGAATGGATGATACAGACCCTGCCGGTGAATCAATGGAATACGTGGAATCAATTATCGACAATGTTAGGTGGCTCGGCTTTGACTGGGAGGATAGATTGTTTTTTGCTTCTGATTATTTTGAAAGGCTTTATGAATTTGCCATCCAACTAATAAAAAAAGGGAAAGCATATGTATGCGACCTTACTGCAGATGAGATAAGAGAATATAGAGGCACTCTAACAGAGCCAGGCAGGGAAAGTCCTTATAGAAATCGCTCTGTTGAAGAAAACCTCCATCTTTTTGAAAGGATGAGGGCAGGTGAATTTGAAGATGGAAGTCGTGTGCTAAGGGCAAAGATAGATATGTCATCACCCAATATCATCATGAGAGACCCTGTCATTTACAGGATAAAAAGGACGCCCCATTATAGGACAGAAAAGAAATGGGTCATCTATCCTATGTATGATTTTGCCCATTGTCTCTCAGATGCCCTCGAAGGTATTACCCATTCCATATGCACCCTTGAATTTGAAAATAATAGGCCTTTATATGATTGGTTTATAAATGAGCTAATAGAAGGTGAAAAACCAAGACAGATAGAGTTTGCCCGTCTTAACCTCAGCTATACCATACTAAGTAAAAGAAGGCTTATAGAACTCGTTGAAAGAGGTTATGTCAATGGCTGGGATGACCCAAGGATGCCCACTATTGCAGGCATGAGAAGAAGGGGATACACGCCTGAAGCTATAAGGGCTTTTTGCACAAAGATCGGGGTTGCAAAAAATGATAACCTTGTTGATATTGCCCACCTTGAGGCATGCGTTAGAGACGACCTTAATGAACATTGCCCCAGGGCAATGGCAGTGTTGAGACCTCTAAAGGTTATAATCGATAATTATCCTATGTCTCAGACAGAACAGATAATATGTCCAAATCACCCACAGAATCCATCTATGGGGACGAGAAATATCACATTTTCAAGGGTCATTTATATTGAAAAAGATGATTTCCATGAAAATCCACCAAAAAAATACAAACGCTTAGGTCCGGGAAGGGAAGTAAGGCTAAGGAATGCATATGTCATAAGTTTTGAAAAGGCAATAAAAGATGAAAAAACAGGTGAGATTATAGAATTACATTGCACCTATGACCCTTCTACAAAGGATGCTGCCCCTTCAGATGGCAGAAAGATAGAAGGTGTAATACACTGGGTGTCAGCAGAACATGCAGTCCCTGTTGAGGTCAGGCTTTACGATCGTCTTTTTAATGTCCCTGACCCGGCAGATGCAGGTGATGAATTTACAAAATACCTCAATCCCAATTCTTTAGAGGTATTATTTCCCTGTTATATAGAACAAGGCCTTAAAAACGCACCACCAGGTAGCAGATATCAATTTGAAAGGCTCGGCTATTTTTCCATAGATGCAAAGGATTCCACACCAGTAAAGCCTGTATTCAACAGAATTGCCTCTCTAAGGGATACTTGGACAAAGGTAGCAGGAAAGATGTAA
- the rplQ gene encoding 50S ribosomal protein L17, with protein MRHLNRVKKLNRTKSHRQALLKNLAISLFDHESIKTTNTKAMVLKGVADRLITLAKRKDLHSLRQAFAFLRNKQVVKKLFTDIGERYASINGGYTRVLKMGRRKGDNAPMAIIELTQKKETVDKKEKK; from the coding sequence ATGAGGCATCTTAATAGAGTAAAAAAACTAAACAGAACGAAAAGCCACAGGCAGGCACTTTTAAAAAATCTTGCCATTTCCCTCTTTGACCATGAAAGCATAAAGACTACAAACACTAAGGCAATGGTACTAAAAGGTGTAGCAGACAGGCTTATAACACTGGCAAAGAGGAAAGATCTCCATTCTCTTAGGCAGGCCTTTGCCTTTTTGAGGAATAAACAGGTAGTCAAAAAACTTTTCACTGATATTGGTGAGCGCTATGCCTCTATTAATGGTGGTTATACAAGGGTTCTTAAAATGGGGAGAAGAAAAGGTGATAACGCACCCATGGCAATAATTGAGCTTACACAGAAAAAAGAAACAGTGGACAAAAAAGAGAAGAAGTAG
- a CDS encoding DNA-directed RNA polymerase subunit alpha codes for MFEKNWQELLKPAKVDIEKKENDYLKFSAEPFERGYGITIGNSLRRVLLSSIMGAAITSVWIDGVEHEFSTIRGVKEDVTEIILNLKKVVLRLSDDKPKVVKIDARGKMDIRAGDLIHDGTIEIVNPDHHIATLSEDARLYMELKVKMGRGYVPSEMNYNENDPLGTIPIDSIFTPIKKVSYNVTPARVGFRTDYDKLTMEIWTNGSISPLDALSFAAKIIKEQMKIFIHFDEFEDEKEVQERSVERQEFNENLFRSVDELELSVRSANCLKNADIKYIGELVQKTEQEILTTKNFGRKSLNEIKEILSCMGLRLGIKLDNFPSREELDKMSVKRKEI; via the coding sequence ATGTTTGAAAAAAATTGGCAGGAATTATTAAAACCAGCTAAAGTTGATATAGAAAAAAAGGAAAATGATTACCTGAAGTTCTCTGCTGAGCCTTTTGAGAGAGGTTATGGCATAACAATAGGAAATTCACTGAGGAGAGTCCTACTTTCCTCAATAATGGGGGCTGCTATAACATCTGTATGGATAGATGGTGTAGAACATGAATTTTCAACTATAAGAGGCGTTAAAGAGGACGTAACAGAGATAATACTCAATCTGAAAAAGGTAGTCCTTCGCTTAAGCGATGATAAACCAAAGGTTGTAAAGATTGATGCCAGGGGCAAAATGGATATAAGGGCAGGGGATTTAATACATGATGGTACTATTGAGATCGTAAATCCTGATCATCATATTGCAACCTTGAGTGAAGATGCAAGGCTCTACATGGAGCTAAAGGTCAAGATGGGCAGGGGTTATGTGCCTTCAGAGATGAATTATAATGAAAACGACCCCCTTGGCACTATACCTATAGATTCTATTTTTACACCTATTAAAAAGGTGAGTTATAATGTAACACCTGCAAGGGTTGGTTTTAGGACTGATTATGATAAACTCACCATGGAGATATGGACTAATGGGAGTATAAGCCCCCTTGATGCACTGTCATTTGCAGCAAAGATTATAAAAGAGCAAATGAAGATATTTATACACTTTGATGAATTTGAAGATGAAAAAGAGGTCCAGGAGAGGAGCGTGGAGAGACAGGAGTTTAATGAAAATCTCTTCAGAAGTGTTGATGAACTGGAACTTTCAGTTAGAAGTGCCAATTGTCTTAAGAATGCAGATATTAAATATATAGGAGAGCTCGTCCAGAAGACCGAACAGGAGATCTTAACAACGAAGAACTTTGGTAGAAAATCCTTAAATGAAATAAAAGAGATCCTTTCTTGCATGGGATTAAGATTAGGTATTAAGCTTGATAATTTCCCTTCAAGAGAGGAACTGGATAAAATGTCTGTTAAAAGAAAAGAAATATGA
- the rpsD gene encoding 30S ribosomal protein S4, whose translation MSRYIGPSCRLCRREGIKLLLKGERCFTEKCAIEKRNYPPGAHVDTRGKIMEYGIRLREKQKVRRIYGLSEKQFKRFFNMAERKQGITGSNFLILLERRLDSMVYRLGFATSRKEARQLVSHRHILVNGKNVNISSYLIKAGDEISVKNKELESVKNALESVVRRGLPSWLELDKENMKGIIRQLPSREDITMPIKEQLIVEYYSR comes from the coding sequence TTGTCAAGATATATAGGACCATCATGCAGGCTTTGTAGAAGGGAAGGCATAAAACTTTTACTCAAAGGCGAAAGATGTTTTACTGAAAAATGCGCAATTGAAAAAAGAAATTACCCCCCAGGTGCCCATGTTGACACAAGGGGCAAGATAATGGAATATGGTATAAGGCTTAGAGAGAAACAAAAAGTGAGAAGGATTTATGGTTTGAGCGAAAAACAATTCAAAAGATTCTTCAATATGGCAGAGAGAAAACAAGGTATTACAGGCTCTAATTTTCTTATCTTATTAGAAAGGCGTTTGGACAGTATGGTCTATAGGCTTGGGTTTGCCACATCACGAAAGGAAGCAAGACAGCTTGTATCCCATAGGCATATCCTTGTCAATGGAAAAAACGTTAATATATCATCATACTTGATAAAGGCTGGGGATGAGATATCTGTAAAAAATAAAGAGCTTGAATCAGTAAAAAATGCCCTCGAATCTGTGGTAAGAAGGGGATTACCTTCATGGTTAGAACTCGATAAAGAAAACATGAAAGGGATTATCAGGCAGTTACCTTCAAGAGAAGATATTACAATGCCTATAAAAGAACAGCTTATCGTTGAATACTATTCAAGATAG
- the rpsK gene encoding 30S ribosomal protein S11 — MAKTRKTGKKKVKKNIPTGQAYIQSSFNNTIITITDPQGNVVSWSSGGVVGFKGSRKSTPFAAQLAAENAAKKAMENGLKTVDVYIKGPGAGREAALRALQSAGLKIHLIRDITPIPHNGCRPPKRRRV; from the coding sequence ATGGCAAAGACGAGAAAAACCGGTAAGAAAAAGGTAAAGAAGAATATTCCAACAGGACAGGCATATATTCAATCAAGCTTTAATAATACAATTATTACCATCACCGATCCACAAGGCAATGTTGTATCATGGTCAAGCGGTGGAGTTGTAGGTTTTAAGGGATCGAGAAAGAGCACCCCTTTTGCAGCCCAGCTTGCTGCTGAGAATGCTGCAAAAAAGGCAATGGAAAACGGTCTTAAAACAGTAGATGTATATATTAAAGGACCTGGAGCAGGCAGAGAGGCTGCATTAAGGGCACTTCAGAGCGCAGGGTTAAAGATTCATCTCATAAGAGATATAACACCTATACCTCATAATGGGTGTAGACCACCTAAAAGAAGAAGGGTTTAA
- the rpsM gene encoding 30S ribosomal protein S13 has protein sequence MARIAGVDIPREKRIEIALTYIYGIGRTLSNRILSEAGISPDKRTNALTDEEIAKIRDIIERSYKVEGDLRKEVSINIKRLMDIGCYRGLRHRRGLPVRGQRTRTNSRTRKGPRKSQMKRKK, from the coding sequence TTGGCAAGAATTGCAGGAGTTGATATACCCAGGGAAAAAAGGATAGAGATAGCACTGACATATATCTACGGTATTGGGAGAACACTTTCCAATAGGATATTGTCAGAAGCAGGAATAAGCCCTGACAAAAGGACAAATGCCCTTACAGATGAAGAGATAGCAAAGATTAGAGACATCATAGAGAGGTCATATAAAGTAGAGGGGGATCTGAGAAAAGAAGTAAGCATAAACATCAAGAGACTAATGGATATAGGGTGTTACAGGGGTTTAAGGCATAGAAGAGGATTGCCGGTAAGGGGTCAGAGGACAAGGACAAACTCAAGGACAAGAAAAGGCCCCAGGAAATCACAGATGAAAAGAAAGAAATAA
- the rpmJ gene encoding 50S ribosomal protein L36 — MKVKPSVKKRCDKCKIIKRKGVLRIICENPKHKQKQG, encoded by the coding sequence ATGAAGGTAAAGCCTTCTGTCAAAAAAAGGTGTGATAAGTGTAAGATCATCAAAAGAAAAGGTGTTCTCAGGATAATATGTGAAAACCCTAAACATAAACAGAAGCAGGGTTAA
- the infA gene encoding translation initiation factor IF-1 encodes MPKGEGIEIEGTVIEPLPNAMFRVELPNGHKVLAHVSGKMRMHYIKILKGDKVVVELSPYDLTRGRIIYRVK; translated from the coding sequence ATGCCAAAAGGAGAAGGAATTGAAATAGAGGGAACTGTTATTGAACCTTTGCCTAATGCCATGTTCAGGGTAGAGTTACCTAATGGGCATAAGGTTCTTGCCCATGTATCAGGTAAGATGAGGATGCATTATATAAAGATTTTAAAGGGTGATAAGGTAGTAGTGGAGCTTTCTCCATATGATTTAACAAGAGGCAGGATAATCTATAGGGTCAAATAG
- the map gene encoding type I methionyl aminopeptidase: MIIIKTATEIDKIRTASKYAMDMLLYLKDNIKEGIKTIELEMICEDKIRYNKKIKAAFKGYNGYPYCLCVSVNDEVVHGMPGERILRKGDIVSIDFGIQYDGFFGDAALTIGVGTVTDEAARLMRVTEESLYKGIEQTKEGNRLNDISNAIQTHAEKAGFSVVREFVGHGIGASLHEDPQVPNYGEKGKGIRLKKGMVFAIEPMINMGKSEIMIKENGWTAATKDGSLSAHFEHTVAITDKGPEILSKL, encoded by the coding sequence ATGATAATTATAAAGACAGCCACTGAGATAGATAAGATTCGGACTGCAAGCAAATATGCTATGGATATGTTATTATATCTGAAAGATAATATAAAGGAAGGCATAAAGACCATAGAACTTGAGATGATTTGTGAGGATAAAATAAGGTATAATAAAAAGATAAAGGCTGCCTTTAAAGGTTACAATGGTTATCCTTATTGCCTATGTGTATCTGTAAATGATGAGGTAGTTCATGGTATGCCTGGAGAACGTATCCTAAGAAAAGGGGATATTGTAAGTATAGATTTTGGAATTCAATATGATGGTTTTTTTGGCGATGCTGCCCTTACTATAGGGGTAGGAACAGTTACTGATGAGGCAGCAAGGCTCATGAGGGTAACAGAGGAATCATTGTATAAAGGCATTGAACAGACAAAAGAGGGCAACAGGCTTAATGATATCTCAAATGCTATACAAACCCACGCAGAAAAGGCAGGTTTTTCAGTAGTAAGAGAGTTTGTTGGACATGGAATAGGTGCAAGTCTACATGAAGACCCTCAGGTCCCTAATTATGGAGAGAAGGGAAAAGGGATAAGGTTAAAAAAAGGTATGGTATTTGCTATTGAACCTATGATTAATATGGGAAAAAGCGAGATTATGATAAAAGAGAACGGTTGGACAGCAGCAACTAAAGATGGCTCCTTGTCTGCTCATTTTGAACACACCGTAGCAATTACAGACAAAGGTCCAGAGATTTTAAGTAAATTGTAG
- the secY gene encoding preprotein translocase subunit SecY, with protein sequence MGGFQNIGKIPELKRRIIVSLALLAVYRIGVHIPTPGIDGRVLAGIFERAKGTLLGFFDMFAGGGLERLSVFALGIMPYISASIILQLLTVVVPTLERLSKEGEAGKRKITQYTRYGTILISLIQGFGIAVGLEQMRGAAGELVVYNPGWSFRIMTMITLTAGTSFIMWLGEQITEKGIGNGISLIIFAGIVARMPNAIAGTMSLVSSGEMNWFVVILIVIMMLIVIAFILFMETSQRRIPVQYAKRVVGRRMYGGQSTHLPLKVNTAGVIPPIFASSILMFPATIASFIGHPYMKKFAEWLTPGSFLHEIFYIGFIIFFCFFYTAIVFNPDNVADNMKKYGGYIPGIRPGKKTSEYIEKILSRVTLIGAIYISFVCVLPTLLVKKFNVPFYFGGTALLIVVGVALDTIQQIESHLILRHYDGLVKKSARIKGRR encoded by the coding sequence ATGGGGGGTTTCCAAAACATTGGAAAAATCCCTGAGCTTAAAAGAAGAATAATAGTTTCGCTTGCTCTGCTTGCTGTATACAGGATAGGTGTTCACATACCTACTCCTGGTATAGACGGAAGGGTGCTGGCTGGAATTTTCGAAAGGGCAAAGGGGACTCTTCTTGGTTTTTTTGATATGTTTGCAGGTGGAGGCCTTGAGCGACTTTCTGTATTTGCACTGGGGATTATGCCCTATATAAGTGCATCTATTATATTGCAGCTATTAACCGTAGTTGTTCCTACCCTTGAGAGGTTATCAAAAGAAGGTGAAGCAGGCAAGAGAAAGATTACTCAATATACAAGATATGGGACTATCCTTATTAGCCTTATACAGGGTTTTGGTATTGCCGTTGGCCTGGAGCAGATGAGAGGTGCAGCAGGAGAGTTAGTTGTGTATAACCCAGGATGGAGCTTTAGAATCATGACAATGATTACGCTAACTGCCGGAACATCATTTATTATGTGGCTTGGCGAGCAGATTACCGAAAAGGGTATAGGTAATGGAATTTCGCTTATAATATTTGCAGGTATTGTGGCAAGGATGCCAAATGCCATAGCAGGGACGATGAGCCTTGTAAGTTCTGGAGAGATGAACTGGTTTGTGGTTATACTTATTGTTATCATGATGCTTATTGTTATTGCCTTTATACTGTTTATGGAGACATCTCAAAGGAGGATCCCTGTTCAGTATGCTAAAAGGGTTGTAGGTAGAAGGATGTATGGAGGTCAATCAACACATCTGCCGTTGAAGGTTAATACTGCAGGGGTCATTCCACCTATTTTTGCATCATCTATACTCATGTTTCCGGCCACCATTGCAAGCTTTATAGGTCATCCATATATGAAGAAATTTGCTGAATGGCTTACTCCAGGAAGTTTTCTCCATGAGATTTTTTATATAGGGTTCATAATCTTTTTCTGCTTTTTTTATACTGCCATAGTTTTTAATCCTGATAATGTAGCAGATAATATGAAAAAGTATGGCGGTTATATACCTGGTATCAGACCAGGAAAAAAGACCTCTGAATATATAGAAAAGATATTGTCAAGGGTGACACTGATTGGTGCCATCTATATATCTTTTGTATGTGTTTTGCCTACGCTGCTTGTAAAAAAGTTCAATGTCCCCTTTTATTTCGGAGGCACTGCATTACTTATTGTAGTTGGTGTAGCACTTGATACAATTCAGCAGATAGAATCTCATCTTATTTTACGGCATTATGACGGTCTTGTTAAAAAATCTGCGAGAATAAAGGGTAGAAGATAA
- the rplO gene encoding 50S ribosomal protein L15, producing MKLSDLKPIAGSIKKKKRVGRGTGSGHGTTATYGNKGQRARSGGNKGKGFEGGQMPLTRRIPKRGFKNPFRKEYAIVKISDLERFRDKEAVGIEDFLEKGIVKKLKDGIKLLSNGEIDFPVKVRVHKASKAAIEKIKNLGGDVEVLS from the coding sequence ATGAAACTCAGTGATTTAAAACCTATTGCAGGTTCCATTAAGAAAAAGAAAAGAGTAGGTAGGGGAACAGGCTCTGGCCATGGAACAACTGCCACATATGGTAATAAAGGACAGAGGGCAAGGAGTGGAGGAAATAAAGGCAAAGGTTTTGAGGGCGGTCAGATGCCTCTCACAAGAAGGATACCCAAAAGGGGCTTTAAGAATCCTTTCAGAAAGGAATATGCCATAGTAAAGATCAGTGACCTTGAGCGGTTCAGGGATAAAGAAGCAGTCGGTATCGAAGATTTTCTTGAAAAAGGTATTGTTAAAAAATTAAAAGACGGCATAAAATTATTGTCCAACGGTGAAATAGATTTTCCGGTAAAAGTAAGGGTTCACAAGGCATCAAAGGCAGCCATTGAAAAGATTAAAAATTTAGGTGGTGATGTGGAGGTATTGAGTTAA
- the rpmD gene encoding 50S ribosomal protein L30 produces the protein MNQLKIKWVKSTISCTRDMRDTIRSLGFKRLNQEKIVKNTPEIRGMIKKVIHLVKVVEEI, from the coding sequence TTGAATCAGTTAAAGATAAAGTGGGTAAAAAGTACAATATCCTGCACAAGGGATATGAGAGATACAATCAGGAGTCTTGGATTTAAAAGGCTTAATCAAGAAAAGATAGTAAAGAATACGCCTGAAATCAGAGGTATGATAAAAAAGGTTATTCATCTGGTGAAGGTTGTGGAGGAAATATAG